One Gloeothece verrucosa PCC 7822 DNA window includes the following coding sequences:
- a CDS encoding Uma2 family endonuclease: MNQAIESFQLPPPFPDHTQLPDSDGTFVKNFQEHPQSILLTDSIGPVLEQIHPDGQYVIGQDCGIYWRETDPPEKGAEAPDWFYVGNVPPNLDGEIRRSYVLWREFITPLIVLEFASGDGSEEKDTTPLSRTEPGKKPGKLWVYERIMRIPYYGIYVIKTGQLEVYNLINGFYRPLEVNERDHYPIDPLGIELGLWQGNYQNQSLLWLRWWDNRGNLLLIGDERAEQEHQRVQQLEQAQMEAIPRLHQMGLTVEQIAEALSLPVQQVREILKVN; the protein is encoded by the coding sequence ATGAATCAAGCCATAGAATCTTTTCAACTTCCTCCACCCTTCCCCGATCATACTCAACTCCCCGACTCGGATGGCACTTTTGTGAAAAACTTTCAAGAACATCCTCAAAGTATTCTCCTAACTGACTCCATCGGCCCAGTTTTAGAACAAATACACCCAGATGGACAATATGTCATCGGACAAGACTGCGGCATCTATTGGCGAGAAACTGACCCCCCTGAAAAAGGCGCAGAAGCACCGGATTGGTTTTATGTGGGTAATGTTCCTCCTAACCTCGATGGTGAGATCCGCCGGTCTTATGTACTCTGGCGGGAATTTATCACCCCTTTAATTGTTTTAGAATTTGCCAGTGGGGATGGAAGCGAAGAAAAAGATACAACCCCTTTATCTCGCACCGAACCCGGCAAAAAACCGGGTAAATTATGGGTATATGAACGCATTATGCGAATTCCCTATTATGGAATTTATGTGATTAAAACCGGTCAGTTAGAAGTTTATAACTTGATCAACGGGTTTTATCGTCCTCTCGAAGTCAATGAACGGGACCATTATCCCATTGATCCATTAGGGATAGAATTAGGATTATGGCAGGGAAATTATCAAAATCAATCCCTGTTATGGTTACGGTGGTGGGATAATAGAGGCAATCTCTTATTAATTGGTGATGAACGGGCCGAACAAGAACACCAACGAGTCCAACAGCTAGAACAGGCCCAAATGGAAGCTATCCCCCGTTTACACCAGATGGGTTTGACTGTAGAACAAATTGCTGAAGCGTTAAGCTTACCAGTTCAGCAAGTTAGAGAAATTCTCAAAGTTAACTAA
- the cbiQ gene encoding cobalt ECF transporter T component CbiQ, translated as MLLHIHGFRRQSKTKTYTLWHSLTPQTRLLCTIISVFAIALTPNGHWKTWGVYGLGVLFVILLSRISLTQLLSRVGVEFAFVGVVLLGTLFRPEGEVVWSWGLIKITHIGLMVLGSVTLKVFLCLLMLNVLTLTTSIPSLFQALLALRTPPLLVAIMASMYRYLKVLTEEFNTMRRAALSRNLMVNKWATRRLVGNMIGSLFIRTYERGERIYQAMLSRGYSGFPPAEKLPPYRKRDGIALMVTVMVVLLGQIVPVNS; from the coding sequence ATGCTTTTGCATATTCATGGGTTTAGACGGCAGTCTAAAACTAAAACTTACACGTTATGGCATTCTTTAACTCCACAGACTCGTTTATTATGTACGATTATTAGCGTCTTTGCCATTGCTTTGACTCCTAATGGACATTGGAAAACCTGGGGAGTCTATGGACTGGGTGTTCTTTTTGTCATCTTACTCTCTCGTATTTCCCTGACTCAGTTATTGTCTCGGGTTGGGGTAGAGTTTGCTTTTGTGGGAGTGGTATTATTGGGAACCTTGTTTCGTCCTGAAGGTGAGGTCGTTTGGTCATGGGGGTTGATTAAAATTACTCATATAGGGTTAATGGTTTTAGGGAGTGTTACTCTAAAAGTGTTTCTCTGTTTGTTGATGCTTAATGTCCTCACTTTAACCACTTCTATTCCTTCTTTATTTCAGGCTTTATTAGCGTTACGAACACCGCCGTTATTGGTGGCTATTATGGCTTCTATGTATCGCTACCTTAAGGTATTAACCGAAGAATTTAATACCATGCGGCGTGCGGCACTGTCTCGAAATTTAATGGTGAATAAATGGGCAACTCGTCGCCTTGTGGGTAATATGATTGGTTCTTTATTTATCCGTACTTACGAACGAGGGGAGCGTATTTATCAAGCAATGTTATCCCGAGGTTATTCGGGTTTCCCTCCGGCTGAAAAATTGCCGCCTTACAGAAAACGTGATGGCATTGCTTTAATGGTGACTGTAATGGTGGTTTTGTTAGGACAAATTGTTCCGGTAAACAGCTAA
- a CDS encoding Uma2 family endonuclease, which yields MTSTVATALFSVKEYHKIIDSGVLAHRNVQLVDGLIVEMPPEGTEHSYYGQTLADRLRLALAGRALVRENKPITLSTNSELSLDIALVRLPPVIYLSHHPYGEDIDLLVEVSKSTLTFDTSVKKKVYATEGIQDYWIVDVINKELKVYRCPSDGDYQEMITLTVGSVISPLAFPDVEISVAEIFVS from the coding sequence ATGACCTCAACAGTAGCTACTGCTCTTTTTTCAGTAAAAGAATATCATAAAATCATAGATTCAGGGGTTCTTGCTCACAGAAACGTCCAATTAGTCGATGGTTTAATTGTTGAAATGCCACCGGAAGGAACCGAACATAGTTATTATGGACAAACTTTAGCAGACAGACTCAGGTTAGCTCTTGCCGGACGAGCGTTAGTGAGAGAAAATAAACCGATCACTCTTTCAACGAATAGTGAACTATCCTTAGATATAGCGCTCGTCCGACTTCCTCCTGTAATTTATTTGTCTCATCATCCTTATGGGGAAGATATTGACTTGTTGGTAGAAGTTTCCAAGTCGACATTAACTTTTGATACTTCTGTTAAAAAGAAAGTTTATGCGACTGAAGGGATACAGGATTATTGGATCGTTGATGTTATCAATAAAGAGTTAAAAGTTTATCGCTGTCCATCAGATGGGGATTATCAAGAAATGATAACCTTAACGGTTGGTTCGGTAATTTCTCCTTTAGCTTTTCCTGATGTTGAGATTTCTGTTGCAGAAATTTTTGTTAGTTAA
- a CDS encoding energy-coupling factor ABC transporter permease: MFPLSQLCPGTFYLAMHIPDGFLSLPVSLFTWIATLVLITIALKRVQAHYQERAVPLMGVCAAFIFAAQMINFPIPGGTSGHLLGGTLAGVLLGPWAGSLVMAVVFIVQGTFFQDGGLTVLGANIFNMGLIGTFGGYYLYKAIRLTIGRNSERAMLISVAVVAWLSVVVAAFLASLELALSGTVPLMVAIVSMLSWHVLIGVGEAIITVIAVNYVWRSRPDLLYDPPRPQAESILTDREKV; this comes from the coding sequence ATGTTCCCATTATCCCAACTTTGTCCAGGTACGTTTTATTTAGCTATGCACATTCCGGATGGCTTTTTAAGCCTACCGGTGAGCTTGTTTACCTGGATAGCCACATTAGTTTTGATCACCATAGCACTCAAGCGGGTGCAAGCTCATTATCAAGAACGCGCCGTTCCTTTGATGGGAGTTTGTGCTGCCTTTATTTTTGCCGCTCAAATGATTAATTTTCCGATTCCTGGGGGGACATCTGGTCATTTGCTCGGAGGAACTCTGGCAGGGGTTTTATTAGGTCCTTGGGCGGGAAGTTTAGTCATGGCAGTGGTGTTTATTGTTCAAGGGACTTTCTTTCAAGATGGCGGCTTGACGGTGTTAGGAGCCAATATTTTTAATATGGGATTGATCGGGACATTCGGCGGCTATTATCTCTATAAAGCTATTCGCCTCACTATAGGCCGTAATAGTGAGCGAGCAATGTTAATTTCAGTGGCAGTAGTGGCTTGGTTAAGTGTGGTGGTGGCAGCTTTTTTAGCCTCGCTCGAATTAGCCTTATCTGGAACAGTCCCCTTAATGGTAGCTATAGTATCGATGTTATCTTGGCACGTTTTAATTGGGGTCGGTGAGGCCATTATTACGGTCATTGCGGTGAATTATGTTTGGCGATCTCGTCCTGATTTGCTTTATGACCCTCCACGTCCGCAAGCTGAAAGTATTTTAACTGATCGAGAAAAGGTCTAA
- a CDS encoding hybrid sensor histidine kinase/response regulator: MDKGNILVVDDTPDNVRLLATMLSEKGYKVRKALNGQIAINTVQTVPPDLILLDINMPGMNGYQVCQALKSDEKTQDIPVIFISALDDVLDKVKAFKVGGVDYITKPFQGEEILVRVENQLTICRQKKQLQQEILDRQKAQEALQVYLHAVSHDLRNPVIGMSMIFNHLLKSSLKTPDSPTISLSISVLKQLANSCDRQLALINSLVETQQFDIWGVSLECKPLSLFHLSQQLAFEWQLRLEQHQATIENKISPDLPPVNADSNQLWRVYENLLANALKYNTSGLKIILNATTVAQQTDPSKTMIRCSVRDDGVGMAAEIAQGLFERYYRGEQARRTSGLGLGLYLCRQIINAHGGQIGVITHPNDGAEFWFTLPIVDH, encoded by the coding sequence ATGGATAAAGGAAATATCCTTGTGGTTGATGATACCCCTGATAATGTGCGGCTTTTGGCCACCATGCTGTCAGAAAAAGGGTACAAAGTACGTAAAGCCCTTAACGGACAAATAGCCATAAATACGGTACAAACCGTACCGCCAGACCTGATTTTACTGGATATTAATATGCCGGGAATGAATGGCTATCAAGTCTGTCAAGCCCTTAAATCTGATGAAAAAACCCAGGATATTCCTGTTATCTTTATTAGTGCCCTTGATGATGTTTTAGATAAAGTAAAAGCGTTTAAAGTGGGAGGAGTCGATTATATTACTAAACCGTTTCAAGGAGAGGAAATTCTTGTACGAGTGGAAAATCAGCTTACTATCTGTCGTCAAAAAAAACAGCTTCAACAAGAAATTTTAGACAGACAAAAGGCACAAGAAGCTTTACAAGTTTATCTTCATGCGGTTTCTCATGATTTACGCAACCCAGTTATTGGGATGTCGATGATCTTTAATCATTTACTGAAATCGAGTTTAAAAACGCCTGACTCGCCAACCATTTCGCTTTCTATTTCGGTGTTAAAACAATTAGCGAATAGCTGCGATCGTCAATTAGCGTTGATTAATTCTCTGGTTGAAACACAGCAATTTGATATCTGGGGTGTTTCCCTAGAGTGCAAACCGTTATCGCTTTTCCACCTCTCCCAACAACTGGCCTTTGAGTGGCAACTTAGACTCGAACAACATCAAGCTACCATAGAAAATAAAATTTCTCCAGATTTACCCCCAGTCAATGCAGATAGCAATCAACTCTGGCGAGTCTATGAAAATTTATTGGCTAATGCCCTTAAATATAATACTTCAGGGCTGAAAATTATCCTTAATGCTACGACGGTTGCACAACAGACAGATCCCTCTAAAACTATGATTCGTTGTAGCGTTAGGGATGATGGCGTGGGAATGGCGGCCGAAATCGCTCAAGGTCTATTTGAACGCTACTATCGAGGGGAACAAGCTAGACGCACAAGCGGCTTAGGATTAGGTTTATATTTATGCCGCCAAATTATTAATGCTCATGGTGGCCAAATTGGAGTCATTACTCATCCCAATGATGGGGCAGAATTTTGGTTTACTTTGCCCATTGTTGATCATTAG
- a CDS encoding Rieske 2Fe-2S domain-containing protein has protein sequence MTSTELIAFNKISPTTSFNQTDELSAGGLDPTRFDPQEAWYPIHYVKDLDKTKPTSFTLLDRKLVIWWDKNADQWRVFDDQCPHRLALLSEGRINEEGLIECPYHGWTFSGSGKCEFIPQQPQGTKAEDSKRACVNSLPVSVCQGLLFTYPGNPENAPKVRVPIIEPLEDNSGEWVCIDTFRDLPYDALTVLENVLDSSHVPYTHHGTVGNRQNAAPVELEIVKSGREGFIGAWEEGPRKGTLGRQDTIFIAPNFMYHDLTSKQFGRTLTVVYATPISKGKCRLFARFPFKFAAKLPGLFINLTPRWYSHTNQNTILEDDQIFLHYQERFLEQAGGSQKFNKAFYLPTKADTYVSALRQWVNQYQAEPFKEQTLAPPLSKEELLDRYHSHTVNCASCSAALANIQRSRMVVGILAALAIILAPLLAVSLDSLLAVSLATGISLISGATWLGLGQLEQRFFKGSSLPSRNHP, from the coding sequence ATGACATCTACTGAACTCATTGCTTTTAACAAAATCTCACCCACAACATCCTTTAACCAAACTGACGAATTAAGCGCCGGCGGTTTAGACCCCACTCGCTTCGACCCCCAAGAAGCTTGGTATCCTATCCACTACGTTAAAGACCTAGATAAGACTAAACCGACCTCCTTTACCCTCCTAGACCGAAAATTAGTCATCTGGTGGGATAAAAACGCTGACCAGTGGCGCGTATTTGATGATCAATGTCCCCACCGTTTGGCCCTATTATCAGAAGGGCGAATTAATGAAGAGGGTTTGATAGAATGCCCTTATCATGGTTGGACTTTCTCGGGTTCGGGTAAATGTGAATTTATCCCCCAACAACCCCAAGGAACCAAAGCAGAAGACTCTAAAAGAGCTTGTGTCAATTCGTTACCGGTTAGCGTCTGTCAGGGGTTACTCTTTACCTATCCCGGCAACCCAGAAAACGCCCCAAAAGTTCGAGTTCCTATCATTGAACCCTTAGAAGATAATTCTGGTGAGTGGGTTTGTATAGACACTTTTAGAGACCTTCCTTATGATGCTCTAACCGTGTTAGAAAATGTCCTTGACTCTAGCCATGTCCCCTATACCCATCATGGTACAGTGGGTAATCGGCAAAATGCCGCACCAGTTGAATTAGAAATAGTAAAATCAGGACGAGAGGGGTTTATTGGCGCTTGGGAAGAGGGACCCCGAAAAGGAACCCTCGGGCGGCAAGATACCATTTTTATTGCCCCGAATTTCATGTATCATGACCTTACTTCTAAACAGTTTGGTCGTACTTTAACCGTTGTTTATGCCACTCCCATTAGTAAAGGAAAATGTCGTTTATTTGCCCGTTTTCCCTTTAAGTTTGCCGCTAAACTGCCTGGGCTATTCATTAACCTTACCCCTCGCTGGTATTCTCACACCAATCAGAATACAATTTTAGAAGATGACCAAATTTTTCTGCATTACCAAGAACGTTTTTTAGAACAAGCAGGAGGAAGCCAAAAGTTTAATAAAGCCTTCTATTTGCCCACAAAAGCAGACACCTATGTTAGCGCTTTGCGTCAATGGGTCAATCAATATCAGGCCGAACCTTTTAAAGAGCAAACATTAGCGCCACCTTTGTCAAAAGAAGAGTTACTTGATCGTTATCACTCTCACACCGTTAATTGTGCGAGTTGTTCGGCGGCATTAGCCAATATTCAACGCTCTAGAATGGTAGTAGGTATATTAGCCGCTCTCGCTATTATCCTCGCCCCTCTGTTGGCCGTTTCCTTAGACTCCTTATTAGCGGTTTCCCTAGCAACAGGAATTAGTCTCATAAGCGGCGCAACTTGGCTCGGTTTAGGACAACTAGAACAACGATTTTTTAAAGGTTCTTCTCTCCCCTCTAGAAATCACCCATAA
- a CDS encoding PDGLE domain-containing protein translates to MNHHPLLKRNRLFMVSGLGIALIIAMFLSPFASPDPDGLDRVSQDLKFDHKAAEDTPAKKLPFYGLFEEYAVRGVPKTVATPLAGLIGTLATFGIAWGVGKLLVRRSTLDHSSDSNRSE, encoded by the coding sequence ATGAATCATCATCCTTTGCTCAAACGAAATCGTTTATTTATGGTAAGCGGCTTAGGCATTGCTTTAATCATCGCTATGTTTTTATCGCCTTTTGCTAGTCCTGATCCTGATGGACTCGATCGAGTATCCCAAGATTTGAAATTTGACCATAAAGCGGCCGAAGATACCCCAGCGAAAAAATTACCGTTCTATGGTCTATTTGAAGAATATGCCGTTAGAGGGGTACCCAAAACAGTCGCCACGCCTTTAGCGGGTTTAATAGGGACTTTAGCCACTTTTGGCATAGCTTGGGGAGTGGGTAAGCTTCTGGTTCGTCGTTCTACCCTTGATCATTCATCTGATTCTAATCGTTCTGAGTAA
- a CDS encoding TMEM165/GDT1 family protein: MLTAFTAGLLLITISELGDKTFFIAVILSMRHSRRLVLSAVIAALASMTLLSVLMGQAISFLPKHYIHWAEIALFLGFGLKLIYDASQMPSQSQGTVIKEAAEAVDQIPQSGNRLTKLLARYPQIGIWLQAFSMTFLAEWGDRTQISTIALASSYNVIGVTTGAILGHGICSVIAVIGGKLVAGRISERTITFVGGILFLIFGVVAGIEGV; the protein is encoded by the coding sequence GTGTTAACAGCATTTACAGCCGGTTTATTACTCATCACCATTTCCGAATTAGGAGATAAAACCTTTTTTATCGCGGTTATCTTATCAATGCGTCATTCCCGTCGATTGGTTTTGAGTGCGGTAATTGCTGCCTTAGCTTCCATGACCTTGCTATCTGTATTAATGGGTCAGGCAATCTCTTTTCTCCCTAAACATTATATACATTGGGCTGAGATTGCACTATTTCTTGGATTTGGTTTAAAGTTAATCTATGATGCTAGTCAAATGCCTAGCCAGTCTCAAGGAACAGTCATTAAAGAGGCAGCCGAAGCCGTTGACCAGATTCCCCAAAGCGGCAATAGACTGACTAAACTTTTAGCACGATATCCTCAGATCGGCATCTGGCTTCAAGCTTTCTCGATGACCTTTTTAGCTGAGTGGGGTGATCGCACCCAAATAAGTACAATTGCATTAGCTTCATCTTACAATGTGATTGGAGTAACAACCGGAGCCATTTTAGGCCATGGGATTTGTAGTGTGATTGCCGTTATTGGCGGAAAATTGGTAGCCGGACGCATATCCGAACGCACGATAACTTTTGTGGGTGGTATTTTATTTCTCATCTTTGGCGTAGTGGCAGGAATTGAAGGAGTTTAA